GCAAAGTTGCCGGCGTCGCAACGGGCACACTGTTCCACCATTTTCACAGCAAAGATGAAATCCTGTCAGCGCTGGTGCTCGATATCCGCGAAAGCGTTCATGCCGCGGTGATGGCCGCCTCAGGTCACATGGCTGACTACAACTACAAATGCCGATTCGAAGCCATGTGGCTGGCGTTTATTCGTTGGGCTATGAAGCACCCCAATCAATTTCACTTTCGCACCCAAATTGAGTCACGCGTCAACCTCGACGAAGAGACACAGAGACAGGTTGACAGGTTGCAGGGCGAGTTCGATGAAATCGCGCGCCAAGGCGTCGAAATGGGGCTGCTCAAACCCCTACCGATCGAATTCTTAACCGGATTCGCCCATCACCAGGGCACCTACATCACCGCCTACTTCATCGAAAACCCCAAACACTTCGCTGACGACGCCTTCCGCAAGCGCTGCTTTTCCTGCACTTGGGACTCGATTGCAATCCCTGAAAACGCCAGCAAGCAGACCAACTAGTCGGTTTTAAAACAGTATGAAACGATTTCTGAACTGTGCGCAGCTCGCCTGCGCCCTGTTGATCTTGCACGCTCACACAGCACAGGGAGCGGCCCCGGCAAAACCGGTCAAACTTTTAACACTGAGTGATCACGCCATGACGGTGGAGCGCCAGTTCTATGGCCAGGTTGTCGCGCGCGAAACGGTCAATTTCGCTTTTCAGGTCGCCGGCCAGATCGTCCGCATGCCAATCGCCGAAGGCGCCGTATTAGAGGCTGGCAGCCTGATCGCAGAACTGGATCTGGAGCCATTTGTACTCGCCCGTGATCGGGCACGCGTTCAATTCCAGCAGGCAACAAGCAATTACAAGCGCTTTTCAGCTGCGGGTTTAAGCAATGTGTCGCAAGCTGATATAGACGAAGCGCAATCCACGCTAGCCCTGGCAAACGTGGCGCTCAAGCAGGCGGAATATTCGCTCAAACGCGCAAGCTTGCACTCGCCGTTCAAAGCACTTGTAGCAAAGCGTCTCACGCCAAACTTCAGCACGGTAAGTGCCGGCACGGCGGTAGCCCGGCTGCATGACATGTCTGAAATCCATATCGAAATCGAGATGCCGGAATTGTTGTTCCATCGTGCTCAACAACGCGGGCCTGTTGCACTGTTCGCAACGCTGGTCGACGACGCCGAACGCTATCCACTCGAGATTTACGAGTACGCCACTCAGACGTCACCCGTCGGGCAGACTTACACGCTTACACTGAAGATGCTGGCCACGCCGTCACAGCTGCTTTTACCCGGCGCTTCGGTCACTGTACTGGCTCGTCAACAGACCGAAAAAACGCAGATTATTTTGCCGCCCACTGCATTGGTGGTGGCGCCGGACGGAACCACATCAGTCATGGTGTTTGAAGCCACTGACTCCACTGACACCGGCCTCGTGCGAAAGCATATCGTTGACATTGAGGTTGGAGCACAGGGTCAGTTCATCATGCTCAAGGGGCCCGAGGCAGGTCGCGAGATTGTGCTAACCGGCGCCAGCAGCCTACTCGACGGACAAGCCGTAAGGCGCTTCAGAACTGCGGATTACTGACATGTCCATTGCACAAGGCGCTATCGAGAAGCCGGTACTGACGTGGATGCTGATCCTGATCCTGCTACTAGGTGGGATCTGGGGTTTTAGTGATCTTGGTCGCTTGGAAGATCCAGCTTTCACACTCAAACAGGCGCTGGTCGTCACGCAGTACCCCGGCGCCACTGCGCAACAGGTTGCAGAAGAGGTTTCCGAGCCCTTGGAATCGGCGATCCAGAAGATGGCCGAAGTGGACTTCATCACATCACGCAACCAACCAGGCCGCTCGACCATCACGATCGACATCAAGCCCACCTATGATGGCAACGAACTGCCAGCCATCTGGAAGGAACTGCGCAATCGGGTTGCGGATGCAGCGCTGGAGCTTCCCAATGGCGTAGCTGCCCCTCTCGTGAATGATGACTTCGGCGATGTTTTTGGGCTTTTCTACGCCGTCACCGCGCCTGGCTACAGTGACGCAGAGCGTCACGACATTGCCGATTTCCTGCGCCGAGAGCTGCTCACGGTGGCCAATGTGGCTGACGTTGAACTGGCCGGTCTACCTGAAGAGGCAATTTTCGTTGAGCCATCAATGCCTATTGCGCTCAACACCAGCGTGGCACCTGATCAGTTTGTCGGCGCCATCGCGAATGCCAACTCGGTGGTTCAATCCGGTTACATCGACACCAGCGGTGGGCGCCAAGTGGACATACTGTCGCCCCTGGGCTCTCAAACCGTCGAAGATATCGCCGGTCTGTCGATCGGCATCGGATCTGGCGAGATACTTAACCTGCGCGACGTGGCCCGCGTACATCGCAGCCGCAAACCCAATCCCGAGCAAATCATACGCTTCAACGGAGACGAGGCTTTCACCTTGGGCATTGCCGGCCTGTCGACCGCGAACATTGTTGAAGTGGGTCACAGCGTGGATCGCCGGCTCGCGTCCTTGCAAGACAAGATTCCGGCCGGCGTTGACGTGCTCCCCATCTATCAACAGCACCGCATTGTCGAGAAAGCCAGCAATGACTTTCTTATCAACCTGATCCTGTCGGTCACCATCGTGGTTGTCGTACTGGCCCTGTTTATGGGCTGGCGCGCCGCCGTAGTGGTCGGAGGCACCCTGCTACTGACCATCGTTGGCACGCTGTTCTTTATGGCCATCTTCAGTATCGAGATGGAGCGGATTTCGCTCGGCGCCCTGATCATCGCGATGGGCATGCTGGTGGACAACGCCATCGTAGTGGCTGAAGGTATGCAGGAAGCCATGCGCCAAGGTCAACGCTCGACTCGGGCCGCGCGTGAAATCGGCACAAAAACACAAACACCCCTGCTCGGTGCAACGATCATCGGGATCATGGCCTTTGCCGGCATCGGGC
The Oceanococcus atlanticus DNA segment above includes these coding regions:
- a CDS encoding TetR/AcrR family transcriptional regulator — its product is MSKRQDILDTAVELFVRQGVDNTPTSQISKVAGVATGTLFHHFHSKDEILSALVLDIRESVHAAVMAASGHMADYNYKCRFEAMWLAFIRWAMKHPNQFHFRTQIESRVNLDEETQRQVDRLQGEFDEIARQGVEMGLLKPLPIEFLTGFAHHQGTYITAYFIENPKHFADDAFRKRCFSCTWDSIAIPENASKQTN
- a CDS encoding efflux RND transporter periplasmic adaptor subunit, with the protein product MKRFLNCAQLACALLILHAHTAQGAAPAKPVKLLTLSDHAMTVERQFYGQVVARETVNFAFQVAGQIVRMPIAEGAVLEAGSLIAELDLEPFVLARDRARVQFQQATSNYKRFSAAGLSNVSQADIDEAQSTLALANVALKQAEYSLKRASLHSPFKALVAKRLTPNFSTVSAGTAVARLHDMSEIHIEIEMPELLFHRAQQRGPVALFATLVDDAERYPLEIYEYATQTSPVGQTYTLTLKMLATPSQLLLPGASVTVLARQQTEKTQIILPPTALVVAPDGTTSVMVFEATDSTDTGLVRKHIVDIEVGAQGQFIMLKGPEAGREIVLTGASSLLDGQAVRRFRTADY